A genomic segment from Labrus bergylta chromosome 3, fLabBer1.1, whole genome shotgun sequence encodes:
- the zgc:165481 gene encoding E3 ubiquitin-protein ligase RNF182: MKDSTAETTGTAEGESHTFGQEHVLKMSCPQAEFEEKDRPPPEELECKICYQRYNAHNRRPKILDCLHRVCARCLAKILDIADGAGFICCPFCRHQTEITEYEVSALPDDANIMCHIAMRDKSWSSEQNKEVVLTPKSLSSSSPSHESSNCLVITIMDVQTDMHNSPSRNDSSDIYAEQSLDSVSLGSNGLANQDTLSKLCNHVPRILVWLLGFLYFGSLPLGIYLLVIQRVTLGIVCVSLVPSSLTVCLVYGFCQCLCQGMCDCSSRA, from the exons ATGAAGGACAGCACAGCAGAGACAACTGGAACGGCGGAGGGGGAGTCACACACATTTGGACAAG AACATGTCTTGAAGATGAGCTGTCCTCAGGCTGAGTTCGAGGAAAAGGACCGTCCTCCACCAGAGGAATTAGAGTGTAAGATCTGTTACCAACGCTACAATGCACACAACCGCAGGCCTAAGATCCTGGACTGCCTGCACCGGGTCTGTGCCCGCTGCCTTGCCAAAATCCTGGACATCGCCGATGGAGCAGGATTTATCTGCTGCCCCTTTTGCCGACATCAAACCGAGATCACGGAGTATGAGGTGTCGGCCCTGCCCGACGATGCcaacatcatgtgccacattgCAATGCGGGACAAATCCTGGAGTTCTGAACAAAACAAGGAGGTGGTCCTGACTCCAAAGAGCTTGTCCTCCTCCAGCCCGTCTCATGAGTCCTCCAACTGCTTGGTCATCACTATAATGGACGTTCAAACGGACATGCACAACTCCCCAAGCAGAAATGATAGCTCTGACATCTATGCTGAGCAGAGCCTGGACTCGGTCTCATTGGGCTCCAATGGGCTGGCTAATCAGGACACCCTGTCCAAGCTCTGCAATCATGTTCCACGTATCCTGGTCTGGCTGCTGGGTTTCTTGTACTTTGGCTCCCTGCCTCTAGGAATCTACTTGTTAGTGATCCAGAGAGTGACACTGGGCATTGTTTGTGTTAGCTTGGTCCCATCAAGCCTTACTGTTTGCCTGGTCTATGGGTTCTGCCAGTGTCTGTGCCAGGGCATGTGTGACTGCTCCTCCAGGGCCTGA